The DNA segment CCATCGTAGGCATTAAACACACTAACTTGACCTTCAAATCTAAATATTGATCCATAAACAAAAGGTTTATTTAAAAGAACACAAGAATCATTTATTAGATATCTTGTTTGAAAATTATCTGTTCCATCCACAACAATATCAAACTCTTTAATTATTTCAATAGAATTTTTACTTGTTAATTTATCGTTATATGAGACTACTTTTACATGAGGATTAATACCTTTAATTCTATCTGTTGCAGAAGAAATCTTAGGACGTCCTATATCTCTTGTTGTATGAATAATTTGTCTTTGTAAATTTGATTCATCAACAATATCAAAATCAATCAATCCAATTGTTCCAACACCTGCAGCTGCTAAATATAAAATAACAGGTGCACCTAACCCCCCAGTTCCTACAACTAAAACTTTTGAATTTTTTATTTTAAGTTGTCCCTCTAGTCCAACCTCAGGTAAAATTAAATGCCTACTATATCTACTTATCTCTTCTTGAGAAAGCTTGTCTACATTTTCTTGCTTGCCATCTTTTCCCATTAAATACCTCCTGCAATTGATGGTACTAATAAGATTTTGTCATTTTCACTTGTTTTTGTATTTAAATTATCAAGATGTCTAATGTCTTCTTCATTTAAATATATATTTACAAAACTTCTTAATTTTCCATCATTTGTAAATAAATGTGTTTTTAAATCACTATAAGTATCAACTAATGAAGTAATAACTTCTGCTACACTTTCACCTTTTAAATTTATTTCTGATGTTCCATCTGTAAATAATCTTAATGCTGTTGGAATATAAACTATTGCCATTTTTATCCTTCGTATAATACATTTATCAATCAAAGTTTAAAATATTGATTGAAGTTCTATGAAACTCATAGCTCTCACAAAGGCTAATAATAAACAAGTTTTTTTCCTTTTAGGATTTAAATACCTACATATAAAACGTCTTGTGTTAGCTTTATTAAATCATCTATAGGATGCTCGGGAGAAAAATATTTTCTACCTGTTATAACACGAAGCTATGAGATTTTAAACTATCACATTATGGAGGATTATTATGTATTATGTTGGAGTTGATATTGCTAAAGACAAACACTATGTTTGTATTTTAGATGATGCAAAAGAGTTAGCTTGCAAACCTTTTTGGATTTATAGTGATATATTAGGATTAAGAGAACTACTCAAACGATTAGCTGAACTATCATTAGATATGAATGACTTTATTATTGGTATAGAATCAACTGGAGCATTTAGTGAAAATTTCTATAGTTATATTACTGATGCAGATTATAAAGTAATACTTTTAAATTCTTATCAAACTTCTAAGTATAGAGATTTCTCTACTCTTAAAAAGATTAAAAATGATTCAATAGATGCTTATGTTATTGCTGAATTACTTGCTAGTGGTAAATACAAAGCTAGTTATATTAGCAATGAAGATTATCACAATTTAAAAGTTTTAAATCGATTAAAAAAATCATTAGATGATAAAATAAAAACTATTAAAAGAGAGATAACAACTGTTGTTGCTACTGTTAATCCAGAGATTGAAAAAGTATTTCCAAATATCTTTACCAAAACTGCAATAGCGATCATTAAATCTTACCCAACCGCAATGGATATTTCAAAAGCTACGCCAGAAAAGCTAACTAAGATTTTTCGACATATCAAAGGTAATAGCTTTAATCTTGAAAAAGCAAAATATCTTATAGAACTTGCTAAATCTTCTATTTATACAGGTCGTGCAAATGAATCTAGAGCTTTAATGATCAAGACTAATATTAAGATATTAGAGCTTTATATTCAAGAAAGAGATGAAGTTGAAGAACAAATTCAAATTCTTATAGACAATCAACTTGATGATGATTCAAGTAATATTGAAAATCTTAAATCAATTCCTGGAGTATCTAATAAAACTGTTACAGCAATATTAGGAGAATGTGGAGACCTTAGAAGATTTGAATCAGCTAAAGCTTTCATAGGTTTTTTAGGTCTATATCCAACTTTATATCAATCAGGTAAATCTTTATCAACTGGAACTTTAGCTAAAAGAGGAATACCCATAGCTAAACATGCTCTTTATATGGCAGCAGTATCAGCTGTTAGACATAATAACGAACTTCATAAACTTTTTAGAGACAAAGTATCATCTGGTAAATCCAAAAAAGAAGCATTGATAATTATTGCTAAAAAATTAGCATCTATTATCTATTCTCTTTTTAAATATAACCAAGCATATAATCCATATAGAGTACTAATCCAACATAAAAAGTAAACTTGTTAGTTTAACACTTGTGAGAACAATGAGTTTTCATAGAACTTTGACCAAAATGTATTATTATTTTTAAATTTGATCATTTGAACATTTCAAAAAATGCTCAAAAAATCAAACCATAAAGCACGCCTTAAAAAATAGCCTAGTCGTTTAAGCTATTCTTTATAGGATGGTTCGTATATTAAAGACTCTTTAGCTACAGATTCTAAATGTGTTTCTCCCAAATGAGTACTTTTAAATCTATAAATATCATTAGCTAGAATCTTTGCCTCTTCATAATTGTGAGTTACTATTAATAAAGTTACTTTATTTTTTTCACAATATACGTTTATATCATCACACAGTATTCTCGTAGTTTCAGGATCTAAACTAGAGAATGGTTCATCTAGTAATAATACTTCTGGAGAAATTGCCAATGTTCTAGCAAGAGATACTCTTTGTCTTTGACCGCCTGATAACTCAATAATTTTTTTATTTATATGATCTTTTAAACCTAACCAATCAAGTAATTTAATTATTTCTTCTTTTATAATTGGTTTTTTTAATATTTTAAGACCAATAGTTACATTTTGATAGACATTCAACCAAGGATAAAGATAAGCATCTTGAAACATATATCCCATTGTTTTTGAATTATTAAAAATTTCACCAGATTTTGGTTGAATAAGAGGAGCTAATAATTTTAACAATGTAGATTTTCCACAACCACTCTTACCTATTATTGCACTTTTACTGCCTGCATATAATTCAAAATTCAGATTATGAATAATAGGTTCTTTAGAATTTTTATATTGATAATACAGTTCTTTTGAACCTAAAATAACTTGTTTTTCTAACATTTATTTATTCCTATTTAAATTTATATTAGTTCCATTTGAATTTACTGTTTAAACTTTGTAATAAAGAATCTATAGTAAAACCAATTATTCCAATAGCAAGTATTAATGCTGCCAATTTTGAATAATCTAATGTATCTCTTGCATCATTTATTGCATAACCTAAACCTGAAGTTACTCCCAAATATTCTGCTGGAACAATAATAATCCAAGATACACCTAACGCTAATCTTAATCCTGTTATTACATCTTGTGCAATAGCTGGAATAATTGCATATCTTAATTGATCAATTACATTAGCTTTAAAACTTTTAGCAACATATATCCATCCTATATCAATTTTTGTCATACCTTGTGTCAAGTTGAATATAATTGGCCATATTGCTGCCATAACTATTAAAAAAATTATTGCTCCATCCCAACTATCATATATTAATACTGCTATAGGCATCCATGATAATGGAGATATCATTCTTAATATTTGAAATGGTAAATAAAACACATTTTTTATTTTTTCATTAGTAGAATAAATTAATCCTATAGGTATACCAATTAATAAAGCTAAAAACAGAGCACAAAAAATTCTATAAAAACTTGCAAAAATATGATTATAAAATTTTTCCTCAAAAAACAAGTGCCATAATGCTTCTAGTGAATTTATTGGTGCAATTTGCGTATATACATAATTATCATTTAATGTAATACCTATTACTACTAATAATTGCCAAAAAACCAATAAAGTAATAATTCCAAATATGCTATACTTTATATTTGCTCTCATATTAAAAATCAAACTTCTCTTCTCTTGAAAATGTTGAAGGTGTTTTATAAAATTTATTTACAGCATTTGTTACATATCTGTAGTCTATAATCTCATTAACTGCTTTTTTCGGATCTATGTTATCTAAGAATTTTAAATTGCCTTCTACTAATGTATCCTTCATTGCTTCTATTATAAATTCTGTTGCCGTAGGATATGGATATGGATCAAAATCTATTCTATTATTTTTCCATATATCTTTATTTCTATTAGCACCAATTTGTGCATAAACTGGATTATCATAAAAATTCATTGCTCTATCAACAACTTTAAAATCAAATGGTAATAAACCTGATTTTTCATTAGATAATATTTTAGCTGTCTCTACTCTATTTTCAGAAATAAATAGTCCTGCCTTTACAATTGCATTAATAACTTTTTGACTCCATTCTTGCTGCTGATTTAATACATCTTCATGCATAGTTACAACACAACAAGGATGATTTTTCCATATATCACCTGTAAATCTAAGGACTGTTGCATTCGCTTTTAATTCCCCAAATGAATTAAAAGGTTCTGCAACAATATAACCATCAATTTTTTTAGCAACAAGAGCTAAAGGCATTTCAGGTGGTGGTAATATTTGAAGATTTACTTCATTTGGCTTAAGTGGAATTTCTTTATCTTGAATAACTGAAGTTAGACCATTTTCTTTTAACAATTTTTGCAAAATAATATTATGCATAGAATACCAATATGGAACAGCTAAATTTGAACCACCTAAATCTTTTACACTAGTAACATTTTTATGATTTCCAACTACTAAAGCCGAACCATTTGTATGTGCACAAGCAGGAATTTTTACAGGTATATTATTTGCAAATTTCATCCAAATTGGTATTGGTTTAAGTAAGTGTACTACATTAAATTTCTTTGCTGTAAACGCTTCTACTAAAGGAGACCATCCTCTCATTAAAGTTGGTTTATCAGATTTTAAACCTTCTTCTTTAAATAAACCTATTTGATGAGCTATTAGTAATGCATTTGCATCTGTAATAGGTAAATAACCAATTTTTACAGTTTCATCAAAATATTTCTCAGTATCTGCCCTTAAATTCAAACCAGAATGTAAAGCTGCTGTAAGTGATAATAAGGAAGTATTTTTTATAAAACTTCTTCTATCCATTTTTCTTTCCTTTATAATATACACTAAATATATAATATTTAAAGATTTAAAATCTCACCAAAATTTTCAAAACATTTTTTTAAATATCATTCACATTATTTTCATTTATATCTCCTCATCAATTTTTAAAATTGGTGGATTCGATATAACTGTATCTGGATATTTTAAGCCACTTCCAGTATTTAACAACAATACTTTTTCATTATCTTTTATCCAACCATTTTTATATAATTCATCAGCTGCAGCTAACGTTGCAGCACCTTCAGGGCATATAAATAACCCCTCATGTTTTGCAATTAACTCTTGATATTTCAAAATATCTTTATCATCAATAGCTATCGCAGAACCATTTGTCTCATAAATTGCTTCAAGGACTAAAAAATCCCCTATCGCTTTTGGCACGGTAATACCAAATGCAATTGTTTGTGCGTCTTCCCAAAACTCTGACTCTTTTTTATTTTCTTTAAATGCTTTTACTATTGGAGCACAATTCGTTGCTTGAACAGCAACCAATCTTGGTAATTTTCCTTCAATAAAACCTATCTCTTTTAACTCTAATAGTGCTTTATAAATTCCAATTAAACCTACTCCACCACCTGTTGGATACAAAATCACATCAGGGACTTTCCAACCAAACTGTTCAGCAATTTCAAATCCCATAGTTTTTTTGCCTTCAATTCTATAAGGCTCTTTTAGAGTTGATGCATCCATAAATCGATATTTTTTTACTGCTTTTGCTACAATTTTTCCAGCATCACTTATAAGGCCATCAACTAAAAATAATTTTGCACCTGAAATTTGACACTCATTTCTTGTAATTGTTGGAGCATCTTTTGGCATTACAATAAAAGCTTTTATATCAGCTTTAGCTGCATATGTTGCCCAAGCAGCACCTGCATTTCCATTTGTTGGCATTGCAAATGCTTTTACACCTAACTCTTTTGCTCTAGAAATACCTATAGCAGCACCTCTAGATTTAAAACTTCCACCTGGATTAAATCCTTCATCTTTTAAATATAAGTTTTTTAAACCTATACTATTACCTACTTTGTCAATTTTTAATATAGGTGTCATAACTTCACCTAAAGATACGACATTTGAATGTTTTTCTATTGGTAATAGCTCTCTGTATCTCCATAAATTACAACATCTAGTTTTTAAATACTCTTTTTTAAAATCCTCTTTTATAGTATTTAAATCATATCTAACCAACAAAGGGGCTTGGCATGAAGTACACAATTGATTTAATTCTCTATGATTAAATTTTGTTTTACATTTTGGACATTCTAAATGTGTTACATACATACTTTTCCCCTTTTCATTTTGTTTTCATTCCCCATTTAACAACAGTTCTTTTTTCAATATAAGAAAATAATAAATCAGTTAAAATACCTATTAATATTATTGTTAATAATCCAGCAAAAACTAAATTAATATCTAACTGATTCTTTTTTTCATAAATAAACCATCCTATTCCACCATTTCCTGAGCTTACTCCAAAAACTAACTCTGAAGCAATTAGTGTTCTCCATGAAAATGCCCATCCAACTTTTAATCCTGTTAAAATGCTAGGAAAAGCAGCTGGTATAGCAATTTTAAATATATAAGACCAAACAGATAATTCATAGTTTTTAGATAACATTCTTAAAGTATTGCTAACTCCTGTAAATCCACTATAAATATTTATAGATATTGGCCAAACAACAGCATGAACAATTACAAAAATAATGCTTCCATATCCTAATCCAAACCACAATAAAGCCAATGGTAATAAAGCAATAGGTGGCAATGAATTAAAAATAGCTGTTAATAACTCTAAAAAGTAAGTTCCAAATCTTGTTGAAATAGCTAGTATTGTTAAAATGGAAGCTATAAATATTCCTATAAAATATCCTGTCATTTGTACTTTTAATGAAGCTAGTATTCTTTCAGGTAATTCATTACTTTTTAAGACTTCTAGAAAACCACTAATTGTTTCACTAAATGTTGGAAACATTAGACTATTATCAAGTTTTACAGCATAAAATTCCCAAGAAATAATCAAAAGAATTAATATGATAGTTTTAACTATAAATGACTCATATTTTTTTACATCAAATTTATTAAATATTTCAGATATTTTCATTTTATCTCCTAAATAAAATATTCTGGAATATTTTTATACATAATGCTAGAGATTTCTTCTTTTGTCGTAAAAGAATTCACAGTTATCTCTTTTTTAATTTGTCCACCATTTGAAGACAAAATAATTATTTTAGTACCTAGTTTAATTGCTTCATCAATAGAATGTGTTACAAAAAGCATTGTAAACTTTGAATCTTCCCAAAGTGACAATAAATCATCTTGCATTTTTTTTCTTGTTATTGCATCTAGTGAAGCAAAAGGTTCATCCATTAATATCATTTTTGATCCTAATGCTAAGCATCTAGCTATTGCTACTCTCATTTTCATTCCACCAGAAAGTTGATGTGGATAACTATTTTCAAATGCACTTAAATTAACTTTTTTTAAAAATACTCTTGCAAGATCTTCTGCATCATTTTTTTTAAATTTTTTTGTAACAGTTATTGCAAAAACAACATTTTGTAGAACTGTTTTCCAAGCCAATAATTGATCAAATTCTTGGAAAACAAATGCTCTATCAATTGATGGTTTTGTAATCTCTTCACCTTCTAAAACTATCTTCCCATTAGCTGGTTTTATAAAACCACCAACTGCTTTCAATATAGTTGATTTCCCACAACCTGAAGGCCCTAACAAAACTAATCTTTCATACTCTTTTGCTCTAAAACTAATATTTTTAACAGGTGTAAATTTATTTTTATTTACAATATATTCTAAAGACAAATTTTTTATATCTAGAAATGAATTTTTATTTTCATTTAATTGAATCAAAAAATAACTCCTCCCAACTTGTTGGCTTTTTCTTAATTGCACCTACATCATAGAGAAAATCAGAAAATTGAGTTATATTCTCTTTTGGTTTTGTGTTAAAAGTTATTGAGTTTTTTAATACCTTTGATATTAATTCTGGTGATTCATCAGATTTATAAGAAGCTAAATAAAGTTTTACAGCTTCATCATGATTATTAACTATCCAATTATTTGCTTCATCTAAGGCTTTTACAACAGCTTTAGATAACTTTGGATTTTCTTTATAAAAATTTTCTGTTGCCCAAATTAGATTTGTCGTATGAGCACTACCCAAAAGTGTGAAAGAATCAAAAACTTTATGAATGTTTGGTTTTTCTAATTCTAATGTAGGATATGGGTCTAAACTAATGTGTCCTGTAACTGGTGAATTACCACTAGTGATTGCAGCATAAGCATCTGGATTTTTTAATGAAACAGTCAAATTATCAAATTTATCATAAGATTTAATTCCGAACTCTTTTGCTGCTGCTATTTGCAGTAAAAGTGACTGAACAGATACTTTTACAGATGGAACTGCAATTTTATCTTTTTCAGTTAAATCTTTTAGACTTTTAACATTTGGATTATTTGACACAAAAACAATTGGAGATTCATTTAATGCTGCTAATGCTTTTACTTTTCCTTCTGTTTTATCCCAAAGTCTAATAAATGGTCCATTTCCACCACCAACTATATGAGCATTTCCTGATAATAAAGCATCATTTGCTATTGAACCTCCACCAAATGTTGCCCAATTTACTTTAATATCGCCTAAACCATGTTCCTTAGCATACTTCTCTATTAATTTTTGTTCTTCCAAAACAATTAATGATAAATATGATATACCATATTGCTTACTTACTACAATTTCTTTAACTTCTGCCAACAAAGTTGAAGTAATTAGTAATGAACTTAAAACTATTATTTTTTTTAAATTTTTTATCATTTTTTTATCCTTTATTTTTATTTCTTATCAGCTTTTTTAGTATCAAACTTTCCTTTAACTAAAACTGCTAACTCCTCTAGTTTCAATAAATATCTACTCTATAAATTAATATACATTAAATGTATAATATTTAATGTGTCCCTTTACCAAGAACTCCACCAAATGGACCAGATTGAATTAAATTTTCTTTTACTTTTCCTGGTAATAATGGAAATACCAATTCTGCAAACCTATATGCTTCTTCTAAATGTGGATAACCTGAAAATACAAATGTATCAACTCCCATATCTGCATACTCTTTTATTCTCTCAACTACAATTTTTGGATCACCAACTAAAGCTGTTGCACAACCTTCTCTTGCAAGACCAATTCCAGCCCAAAGATTTGGACTTATTTCTAACTCTTCTCTTCTTCTTGCTTTTCCACCATTTGTTAAAGCTGTCATTCGTTTTTGACCAACAGATTCTCTATTATTTAAAACTTTATGAGCTTGTTCAATTGTCTCATCGTCTAACTTACTTATTAACTCTTCAGCAGCTTCCCAAGCTTTTTCTTCAGTTTCTCTCACAATTACGTGAAGCCTTACTCCAAATTTTAATTCTCTTCCATAATTCGCTGCTCTTTTTCTTAAATCTTCAATTTTTTCTTTTACATCAGCTGGTTTTTCTCCCCAAGTTATATATAAATCAACTTTCTGAGCAGCTAAATCTCTTGCTTCCTCAGATGAACCACCAAAAAACAATGGTGGATGTGGATTTTGAACTGAAGGAAAAAGTAATTTTGAATCAGTTACTTTATAGTGCTTACCTTCAAAATTCACAAAATTTTTTTTAAATCCTGTATTTAATATATCTTTCCACAAATCAACAAATTCACCAGCTGCTTCATATCTCTCTTCTGATGTATGATAGATACCATCTCCTTTTAATTCTGTTGAATCTCCACCTACTACAAGATTTATTGCTAATCTTCCATTTGATAATCTATCAAATGACGATGTCATTCTTGCAGCCAAAGAAGGTTGTAATAAACCAGGTCTTAAAGCTACTAAAAATTTAAGTTTTTGAGTAATTGACAATAAGCTAGTTGCTACAATCCAAGGATCCTCGCATAATCTTCCTGTTGGAATTAATACTCCATCATATCCTAAAGTATCAGTTGCAACTCCAAGCTGTTTTATATAATCCAAATCAGTAACCCTAGAACCTTCTCTACTACCAATGTATCTACTATCTCCAAAAGTTGGAATAAACCAATATATGTTAAGTGACATCTATTTTTATCTCCCTATTTATTTTTTTGTTCAGGAATCCAAACTACACTTTTTATATCAAGTTTTTTTGGAATAAGTTTTAAATCTGAAAATGTATCTGCAATTTTTTGTTGATCAGCAATAACTTTACTATTTAAATAATCTGTATCAAAAACAGCTCTTTGTAGTGCTATTTCGAGTGCATTAATATCTAATCCATTAACTGATGATAAAACTTTTGCTGCTTCTTTTGGATTTTCAACTACCCATTTATCTACATTTTTTAACTCTTTAAAAATTTCATCTATAACTTTTGGATTTTTAGCTGCATAATTTTCTTCTGCTAAATAAAATTGATAATTATTTACTATATTCTCACCATTTTTTATTACTTTTGCTTTAATAGTAGTTTCCGCTGCTGATAAAAAAGGATCCCAAATTACCCATGCATCAACACTTCCTTGTTGAAATGCAGCTCTTGCATCTGATGGTGCTAGAAATACTGGTTGAATATCACTATATTTTAATCCTGCATCTTCTAAAGCTTTAACTAATAAATAATGTACATTTGAACCTTTATTTAAAGCCACTTTTTTACCTTTTAAATCTGAAACTGATTTAATTGAAGAGTTTTCTTGAACTACAATAGCTTCAGCTTTTGGTGATGCTGGTTTATATCCAATATATTTTATTTTAGCATTTGCAGCTTGTGCAAATATTGGAGGCGTTTCACCAACTGTTCCAAAATCAATACTACCAACATTTAATCCTTCTAACATTTGTGGTCCTGCAGGAAATTCATACCATGAAACTTTAATTCCTAAAGATTCTAATTTTTTCTCTAAAGTTCCATTTTGTTTTATAATTATAAAAACTGGATCTGATTTTTGATAACCTATTCTTAACTCATTATCTGATTTTTTTGAACCTTCATTTGAAAATCCAATAATTGGTGCAAGTAACGATATTGCAACAATATTTCTTATTTTATTAAATATTTTTTTCATTAAAATTATTCCTATATAATATACATTAAATGTATGATAATTAAAGATTAAAAAATCTCAACTAAACTGTTTAAACTAATATTTTTTATAAATCTACACATATTACACATTATTTTCCCCTTTAACTTAATTTTAAAACTCTTTTAGCATTTCTATGAAATAAATTATCTAAAATTTCTTCTTTAAACCCTAAATTAAAAAAATCATCAATTGTTTGCTTCATTGGTCTAAATGGATATGATGTTGCAAATAAAAGTTGTTCATTTAAAAAACTATTTGCAGCTTCTACAAAAAGTTTACTTCCAGGTTGAAACAAATACATATCTGGTACAATATTTACATTTTCATATCTAAAAGCAACACCAATAATTTCATTTACAAATGGATAACTTCCATGATAAACCACTATTTTTAAATTTGGAAAATCTCTTGCAATTCTGCCAATAGCTGCTGGATTTGTATGTTCTAAATTTGGAGTTGTTGGACCTGACATGATAAATATTGGTAAACCTAACTTTTCACAAGCATCATAAACCTCTAAAAAATCTCTATCATCAGCATGAACTGGTGGATTTCCAAATCCTGGTTCTACATTAACTCCTATTAATCCTAATTGTTTTGTTGATCTTTCAATCTCATCTAAAGTAGTTTTAAATCCATTTGTTTGTGGATCAACCGATGCAATTCCTACTAACTCTTTATGATTCTTTACAACATCATAAATAACATCATTTGAAACAGTAAGTGATGGAGTATCACGTCCTACTACCACAGCTTTTGTAATTCCACTTTCTTTAATATCATCAACAAAACCATCTAATGTAAATGAACGTGTAAAGTGTTCATCATTTT comes from the Aliarcobacter cibarius genome and includes:
- a CDS encoding MoaD/ThiS family protein: MAIVYIPTALRLFTDGTSEINLKGESVAEVITSLVDTYSDLKTHLFTNDGKLRSFVNIYLNEEDIRHLDNLNTKTSENDKILLVPSIAGGI
- a CDS encoding IS110 family RNA-guided transposase translates to MYYVGVDIAKDKHYVCILDDAKELACKPFWIYSDILGLRELLKRLAELSLDMNDFIIGIESTGAFSENFYSYITDADYKVILLNSYQTSKYRDFSTLKKIKNDSIDAYVIAELLASGKYKASYISNEDYHNLKVLNRLKKSLDDKIKTIKREITTVVATVNPEIEKVFPNIFTKTAIAIIKSYPTAMDISKATPEKLTKIFRHIKGNSFNLEKAKYLIELAKSSIYTGRANESRALMIKTNIKILELYIQERDEVEEQIQILIDNQLDDDSSNIENLKSIPGVSNKTVTAILGECGDLRRFESAKAFIGFLGLYPTLYQSGKSLSTGTLAKRGIPIAKHALYMAAVSAVRHNNELHKLFRDKVSSGKSKKEALIIIAKKLASIIYSLFKYNQAYNPYRVLIQHKK
- a CDS encoding ABC transporter ATP-binding protein, producing the protein MLEKQVILGSKELYYQYKNSKEPIIHNLNFELYAGSKSAIIGKSGCGKSTLLKLLAPLIQPKSGEIFNNSKTMGYMFQDAYLYPWLNVYQNVTIGLKILKKPIIKEEIIKLLDWLGLKDHINKKIIELSGGQRQRVSLARTLAISPEVLLLDEPFSSLDPETTRILCDDINVYCEKNKVTLLIVTHNYEEAKILANDIYRFKSTHLGETHLESVAKESLIYEPSYKE
- a CDS encoding ABC transporter permease produces the protein MIFNMRANIKYSIFGIITLLVFWQLLVVIGITLNDNYVYTQIAPINSLEALWHLFFEEKFYNHIFASFYRIFCALFLALLIGIPIGLIYSTNEKIKNVFYLPFQILRMISPLSWMPIAVLIYDSWDGAIIFLIVMAAIWPIIFNLTQGMTKIDIGWIYVAKSFKANVIDQLRYAIIPAIAQDVITGLRLALGVSWIIIVPAEYLGVTSGLGYAINDARDTLDYSKLAALILAIGIIGFTIDSLLQSLNSKFKWN
- a CDS encoding ABC transporter substrate-binding protein translates to MDRRSFIKNTSLLSLTAALHSGLNLRADTEKYFDETVKIGYLPITDANALLIAHQIGLFKEEGLKSDKPTLMRGWSPLVEAFTAKKFNVVHLLKPIPIWMKFANNIPVKIPACAHTNGSALVVGNHKNVTSVKDLGGSNLAVPYWYSMHNIILQKLLKENGLTSVIQDKEIPLKPNEVNLQILPPPEMPLALVAKKIDGYIVAEPFNSFGELKANATVLRFTGDIWKNHPCCVVTMHEDVLNQQQEWSQKVINAIVKAGLFISENRVETAKILSNEKSGLLPFDFKVVDRAMNFYDNPVYAQIGANRNKDIWKNNRIDFDPYPYPTATEFIIEAMKDTLVEGNLKFLDNIDPKKAVNEIIDYRYVTNAVNKFYKTPSTFSREEKFDF
- a CDS encoding threonine synthase, translating into MYVTHLECPKCKTKFNHRELNQLCTSCQAPLLVRYDLNTIKEDFKKEYLKTRCCNLWRYRELLPIEKHSNVVSLGEVMTPILKIDKVGNSIGLKNLYLKDEGFNPGGSFKSRGAAIGISRAKELGVKAFAMPTNGNAGAAWATYAAKADIKAFIVMPKDAPTITRNECQISGAKLFLVDGLISDAGKIVAKAVKKYRFMDASTLKEPYRIEGKKTMGFEIAEQFGWKVPDVILYPTGGGVGLIGIYKALLELKEIGFIEGKLPRLVAVQATNCAPIVKAFKENKKESEFWEDAQTIAFGITVPKAIGDFLVLEAIYETNGSAIAIDDKDILKYQELIAKHEGLFICPEGAATLAAADELYKNGWIKDNEKVLLLNTGSGLKYPDTVISNPPILKIDEEI
- a CDS encoding ABC transporter permease, whose amino-acid sequence is MKISEIFNKFDVKKYESFIVKTIILILLIISWEFYAVKLDNSLMFPTFSETISGFLEVLKSNELPERILASLKVQMTGYFIGIFIASILTILAISTRFGTYFLELLTAIFNSLPPIALLPLALLWFGLGYGSIIFVIVHAVVWPISINIYSGFTGVSNTLRMLSKNYELSVWSYIFKIAIPAAFPSILTGLKVGWAFSWRTLIASELVFGVSSGNGGIGWFIYEKKNQLDINLVFAGLLTIILIGILTDLLFSYIEKRTVVKWGMKTK
- a CDS encoding ABC transporter ATP-binding protein; amino-acid sequence: MIQLNENKNSFLDIKNLSLEYIVNKNKFTPVKNISFRAKEYERLVLLGPSGCGKSTILKAVGGFIKPANGKIVLEGEEITKPSIDRAFVFQEFDQLLAWKTVLQNVVFAITVTKKFKKNDAEDLARVFLKKVNLSAFENSYPHQLSGGMKMRVAIARCLALGSKMILMDEPFASLDAITRKKMQDDLLSLWEDSKFTMLFVTHSIDEAIKLGTKIIILSSNGGQIKKEITVNSFTTKEEISSIMYKNIPEYFI
- a CDS encoding ABC transporter substrate-binding protein; this encodes MIKNLKKIIVLSSLLITSTLLAEVKEIVVSKQYGISYLSLIVLEEQKLIEKYAKEHGLGDIKVNWATFGGGSIANDALLSGNAHIVGGGNGPFIRLWDKTEGKVKALAALNESPIVFVSNNPNVKSLKDLTEKDKIAVPSVKVSVQSLLLQIAAAKEFGIKSYDKFDNLTVSLKNPDAYAAITSGNSPVTGHISLDPYPTLELEKPNIHKVFDSFTLLGSAHTTNLIWATENFYKENPKLSKAVVKALDEANNWIVNNHDEAVKLYLASYKSDESPELISKVLKNSITFNTKPKENITQFSDFLYDVGAIKKKPTSWEELFFDSIK
- the ssuD gene encoding FMNH2-dependent alkanesulfonate monooxygenase gives rise to the protein MSLNIYWFIPTFGDSRYIGSREGSRVTDLDYIKQLGVATDTLGYDGVLIPTGRLCEDPWIVATSLLSITQKLKFLVALRPGLLQPSLAARMTSSFDRLSNGRLAINLVVGGDSTELKGDGIYHTSEERYEAAGEFVDLWKDILNTGFKKNFVNFEGKHYKVTDSKLLFPSVQNPHPPLFFGGSSEEARDLAAQKVDLYITWGEKPADVKEKIEDLRKRAANYGRELKFGVRLHVIVRETEEKAWEAAEELISKLDDETIEQAHKVLNNRESVGQKRMTALTNGGKARRREELEISPNLWAGIGLAREGCATALVGDPKIVVERIKEYADMGVDTFVFSGYPHLEEAYRFAELVFPLLPGKVKENLIQSGPFGGVLGKGTH
- a CDS encoding sulfonate ABC transporter substrate-binding protein; this encodes MKKIFNKIRNIVAISLLAPIIGFSNEGSKKSDNELRIGYQKSDPVFIIIKQNGTLEKKLESLGIKVSWYEFPAGPQMLEGLNVGSIDFGTVGETPPIFAQAANAKIKYIGYKPASPKAEAIVVQENSSIKSVSDLKGKKVALNKGSNVHYLLVKALEDAGLKYSDIQPVFLAPSDARAAFQQGSVDAWVIWDPFLSAAETTIKAKVIKNGENIVNNYQFYLAEENYAAKNPKVIDEIFKELKNVDKWVVENPKEAAKVLSSVNGLDINALEIALQRAVFDTDYLNSKVIADQQKIADTFSDLKLIPKKLDIKSVVWIPEQKNK